A single Calditrichota bacterium DNA region contains:
- a CDS encoding T9SS type A sorting domain-containing protein → MVWERYTGYSGGQYKYDTYLAKNTGSGWGPATTIPRLSQLAFGTPTDPLPVVSYKTVSSTNRILVCAKGQKEGYNALLYQYSDDQGNSWYPEPDVDYRIPSTSSAHQNPSLSMGPTAPASTVYLTYDDGAQVYMNSYTTAWGSPENVSSASGCTGNKYSSVEVDGASGRNVAWEAKKSSNNKYVIVHRRKTSSWEPYVYFEPASTSTRYHRPSVTGLSQNRRAIVWHDEGGAVYRAYTANGLSWSVEACTDTWLQHPNLSAGSTDSARFVFTGGSASPYRIYLSGSIPPPGGQGKTLFASGEAEDGVHVVACPLRHHRAAVLSDAEGVLLAWLQYGELEARSRKGERIPLELVSLAGVQGEKTVPEVFTYLATQPVVLPQEVDSLVWVQELYAKGLERLADQAGGTPAVRVELLDPLSGRTVALLHTSILAGEASAPWQQARVGVDISAYAGKEVVVAVRPVGLSEGMEKVCAALGEVFMVTSPFGREVLPKPEGQVADQDAGARLFCLEQSYPNPCNPCAEVRYRVPERCQVTLAVYNLMGQEVKRLVEEVQEAGVHVARWDGTDSAGREVASGVYLYRLAAGGQVKSRKLLLVR, encoded by the coding sequence GTGGTCTGGGAGCGTTACACCGGCTACTCCGGGGGGCAGTACAAATACGATACTTACCTTGCCAAGAACACGGGCTCCGGTTGGGGCCCTGCCACCACGATCCCCCGCCTCTCCCAGCTTGCCTTTGGCACGCCAACTGACCCCCTGCCGGTGGTGAGCTACAAGACGGTGAGTAGCACGAACCGCATTCTGGTCTGCGCCAAAGGGCAAAAGGAAGGCTACAATGCCCTGCTGTACCAGTACTCCGACGACCAGGGCAACTCGTGGTATCCAGAGCCCGATGTGGACTACAGGATCCCCTCTACCAGCTCTGCGCACCAAAACCCCAGCCTGTCCATGGGGCCCACTGCGCCGGCCAGCACGGTCTACCTCACCTACGACGACGGCGCCCAGGTGTACATGAACAGCTACACCACTGCGTGGGGCAGCCCGGAGAATGTCTCCTCCGCCAGCGGGTGTACGGGGAACAAGTACTCCAGCGTGGAAGTAGACGGCGCCTCTGGCAGGAATGTGGCGTGGGAGGCCAAGAAGAGTTCCAACAACAAGTATGTCATTGTGCACCGGCGCAAGACCAGCAGCTGGGAGCCTTATGTCTACTTCGAGCCCGCCTCGACCAGCACCCGCTACCACCGACCCTCCGTTACCGGCCTGAGCCAAAACAGGCGCGCCATTGTCTGGCACGACGAAGGGGGAGCGGTCTACCGCGCCTACACGGCCAACGGTCTGTCGTGGTCGGTGGAGGCATGCACGGATACCTGGTTGCAGCACCCGAACCTGTCGGCCGGGAGCACGGACTCGGCCAGATTTGTGTTCACCGGCGGCAGTGCGAGCCCATACAGGATCTACCTCAGCGGCAGCATCCCGCCGCCCGGGGGACAGGGCAAGACGTTGTTCGCCTCGGGGGAGGCAGAGGACGGGGTGCACGTGGTCGCCTGCCCGCTGCGTCACCACCGGGCTGCGGTGCTGAGCGATGCCGAGGGGGTCCTCCTTGCCTGGCTGCAGTATGGGGAGCTGGAGGCCAGGAGCCGCAAGGGGGAGCGCATCCCATTGGAGCTGGTCTCCTTGGCTGGGGTTCAGGGGGAAAAGACGGTGCCTGAGGTGTTCACCTACCTTGCTACCCAGCCGGTAGTGTTGCCCCAGGAGGTGGACAGCCTGGTGTGGGTGCAGGAGCTCTATGCCAAGGGACTTGAGAGGCTGGCTGACCAGGCCGGGGGCACGCCGGCCGTGCGGGTGGAGTTGCTTGACCCGCTCAGCGGTCGAACCGTGGCACTGCTGCACACAAGCATCCTCGCGGGCGAGGCTAGCGCCCCTTGGCAGCAGGCGCGGGTGGGGGTGGATATCTCTGCCTACGCGGGCAAGGAGGTGGTCGTGGCGGTGCGGCCGGTGGGCTTGTCAGAGGGGATGGAGAAGGTGTGCGCTGCCCTGGGCGAGGTATTCATGGTCACCAGCCCCTTTGGGAGGGAGGTCTTGCCGAAGCCGGAGGGGCAGGTAGCTGACCAGGACGCCGGGGCGAGACTGTTCTGCCTGGAGCAAAGTTATCCGAACCCGTGTAACCCCTGTGCGGAGGTGCGTTACCGGGTGCCGGAGCGCTGCCAGGTGACCCTGGCGGTGTACAACCTCATGGGGCAGGAGGTCAAGAGGCTGGTGGAGGAGGTGCAGGAGGCCGGCGTGCACGTGGCCCGGTGGGATGGCACAGACAGCGCGGGGCGGGAGGTGGCAAGTGGGGTGTACCTCTATCGGCTGGCAGCTGGTGGTCAGGTGAAGAGCCGCAAGCTACTGTTGGTACGATGA